A stretch of Lactuca sativa cultivar Salinas chromosome 6, Lsat_Salinas_v11, whole genome shotgun sequence DNA encodes these proteins:
- the LOC111898866 gene encoding kinetochore protein SPC24 homolog, which translates to MTEISRKLDVEKLISYSDDLVQFLKNEKDINDLKHSVEKSDTLRHRCRSDYAAVQSTLEDYQKKIDLCKQKTEAAKAEVASDAEIHLLQKELDEELQRETLLQEELRSITNEIKDLEEQRSSIEDRRKVLKKLKQDELKAQMKLSMFACVTSILPDLNDQSKMISGHIVDKEKKVVEKFEFNPQEKSDFDACNTIWEMIKD; encoded by the exons ATGACTGAAATTTCCAGAAAGCTTGATGTCGAGAAACTAATTTCATATAGCGATGACCTAGTTCAGTTCTTGAAGAACGAAAAAGACATCAATGACTTGAAGCATTCAGTTGAAAAATCCGACACTCTCCGCCATCGATGCCGTTCAGATTATGCCGCAGTTCAAAGCACTCTAGAAG ATTATCAAAAAAAGATAGACCTATGCAAGCAAAAAACAGAAGCTGCAAAGGCTGAAGTTGCTTCAGATGCAGAAATACATTTGCTTCAGAAAGAATTGGATGAAGAACTTCAAAGAGAGACATTGCTACAAGAGGAGCTTAG ATCCATCACCAATGAAATTAAAGATCTTGAAGAACAAAGAAGTTCCATTGAAGACAGAAGGAAGGTTCTGAAGAAACTCAAACAAGATGAATTAAAAGCACA gaTGAAGCTATCAATGTTTGCATGTGTAACAAGCATCCTCCCTGACTTAAATGATCAGTCCAAGATGATATCTGGAC ATATTGTTGATAAAGAGAAGAAAGTTGTTGAAAAGTTTGAGTTCAATCCCCAGGAGAAGAGTGATTTTGATGCTTGTAATACAATCTGGGAGATGATAAAAGATTGA
- the LOC111898823 gene encoding succinate dehydrogenase subunit 6, mitochondrial, with translation MATEGASEQSLWQGFKDFWSERFRILDGYHPYIRRQNPLPSWSSSDVEEFIASDPVHGPVLKTTRDAVKFLAVGGILGAVSTGGFAWKYSKSPHGAALSLAAGAVFGMSFGQEIANHSLQLYRLDTMAAQVKFMEWWEKKAGGRF, from the exons ATGGCGACAGAAGGAGCTTCGGAGCAATCACTATGGCAAGGATTCAAAGATTTCTGGAGCGAGAGATTTAGGATCTTGGATGGTTATCACCCTTACATCCGCCGCCAAAACCCTCTTCCGTCATGGTCCTCCTCCGATGTCGAAGAATTTATCGCTTCCGATCCCGTCCACGGTCCCGTC CTTAAAACAACCCGTGATGCTGTGAAATTTCTTGCTGTTGGAGGCATACTTGGAGCTGTGTCAACTGGTGGATTTGCATGGAAATATTCAAAAAGTCCCCATG GTGCGGCGTTGTCATTGGCAGCAGGAGCAGTGTTTGGGATGAGTTTTGGGCAAGAAATTGCAAATCACTCTCTTCAGTTATACAGGTTGGACACCATGGCTGCCCAGGTCAAGTTCATGGAATGGTGGGAGAAGAAGGCAGGAGGACGCTTTTAA